From Penaeus monodon isolate SGIC_2016 chromosome 42, NSTDA_Pmon_1, whole genome shotgun sequence, one genomic window encodes:
- the LOC119598932 gene encoding histidine-rich glycoprotein-like codes for MKYLVFVLLVAAACASEVEKREAEPSYGHGVHHHTYYPRTYYNPYHTYHKRSAEPEAEAEPSYGSYHYRPYSYGYHNTPYVHHHYKRSAEPEAEAEPSYGSPNYYRSYSYGYQPHHYIPSIHHHHKRSADPVAEAEASYGYRSYHPVHYHSYQYTPYTHSHYKRSAEPEANPGFSYGHHHQSVYRPYHSGAHYGYGYRTYHH; via the exons ATGAAGTACTTG GTGTTTGTACTCCTGGTGGCTGCCGCTTGCGCTTCTGAggtggagaagcgagaggcggagccaagCTATGGCCATGGTGTCCACCACCACACCTACTACCCACGCACTTACTACAACCCCTACCACACCtaccacaagaggtctgctgagCCTGAGGCTGAAGCCGAACCCTCTTACGGTTCCTACCACTACCGTCCCTATTCCTACGGCTACCACAATACTCCCTACGTCCACCACCACTATAAGAGGTCCGCCGAACCTGAGGCCGAAGCAGAGCCCTCTTACGGATCCCCTAATTACTACCGCTCCTATTCGTATGGCTACCAACCACATCACTACATTCCttccatccaccaccaccacaagaggtctgctgacCCCGTTGCTGAGGCTGAAGCCAGCTACGGCTACAGGTCATACCACCCCGTGCATTACCACTCCTACCAATACACCCCTTACACTCACAGCCACTACAAGAGATCTGCCGAGCCAGAAGCTAATCCAGGTTTCAGCTATGGCCACCACCACCAGTCCGTGTACCGTCCCTACCACAGCGGAGCTCACTATGGTTACGGTTACCGCACTTACCATCACTAA